The sequence below is a genomic window from Acetivibrio clariflavus DSM 19732.
TCTCTTACAGTATTTGAAACCACATATCCATCTTCAGTCAATGATTTTTCCAGATCAGAAATATCAATTTTTCTTCCTTCATACCAACCTGAATCAATTAATTTTTTCTTAGCAACTTCATATTTGTCCACAATTATCACTCCTCATATAACACAAATGCTTCAAGGCTGCAATTGCCATTGTCTAAGCCTAATCTCCAAAAAAGATTTTTAACCATTCATTGCTTTAAACAACTCTTTATCTAAAGAATAAAATCGATATAAAAATGATGACAAGGAATCTGCTATCTTAACAAAGTTAGTTAATCTTTTCCCTTCGCAATAGTAGTAAACTGGTGGTTCATCACCTTCATCCAACTTAAACAAACAAAACATATATCCCTGACTTATCCAGAAAACAAAGTCCTTTTCAGACAATTTACCAGGGAAATTATTCTCTTCTAAAAGTTCTTCTGCCCATTCTTTTAAATACATAATTTCATCTTTAAAGCAAGAGCGTCCTCTAAAAAAAAAGATACTCCATTTCCCATATGCTTATAAAACTCTATATATGCACTCGGAAGCTGCTTACCATTAGTTATTTTTTATGTTCGTCGATATCCTTCGGAGTTGTAGGATTCATTTCAACCCTTTTCATCTTTAATAATTCAATGAAATCAACAAAATATGTAAAGTCAACCTCTTCTGTTGGTACTCCCCAGCAATACCTACACTTTAATGTATGATATCAAGTCAATTTCAGGCAAGCTTACTAAAGGAAAATAATTTTAGTTTATAAATGTAAATGAAAACTCCAAACTCAAGAAAAAAAGCTTAAGTGTTTTATTCCTTCAGCCTTATATTATCAATTTGACTATTAATATTATAATAAAAAAAGTATACATTCTACCATATTAATACTATTTTGACGCCTGTTCCCTTAACCATTTTTTCATTTCTTCACCTTTAAGTAAAATTTTTGTTCCTTCAGGACCAATATCTATAGTTTGGTTATCATAAATTTCCTCCAAGCCAGTTGCTCCCTTAAAGCAAGTATTATATAACCTTGCTCCGTTAAAAACCGTTGCTTTTAAGTTTGCATTACAAAAGCTACACCCTTCTAAATTTGCTTTACTAAAACTAGCTCCCAATAACTCAGCATTTGTAAAATCAGAACCTTTCAAATTTGCTTCATAGAACGTAGCTCTTATAGCTTTGCAATTAGTAAAAATTCCATTCAGGCATAATGTTTTATTCATATTTGCTTTGCTTAACTTAACGCCAGTTAAATCAGCATTATTAAATATTGACAAAACTAAATGTGCATCATTTAGCATGGTATTAACAAATTTGGAATTTGCAAAATTTACTTCTTCCATTACTGCTCCATCTAAATCCAATCCTGAAAAATCTAAATCAGATAAATCTCTGTTACATAAATATAACCTCATTCCATCTTTGCCAGATGTATTTGACCAAACCATATGATAATCAATCATTTTTTTCAGTTCTGTATCATCTATTCTTTCCAAATTTTATAGCACCTCATTTCAATTACTTCACATAAACTTTAATTTATTTGCTTTTCAGATAAACCGACTTTTTACAAAAATAATTTTAAAGCTCTTGTATATTCAAAATTCGTTGTTTTCTCACCATATCTTGAACCAACAGGAAATGACTTAGTAGCAGGATTAAATTGATCCTAAAACAATTCCATTGTCTTGTGCGCTCTAAGACAACAGGGTAATTTACTATATTTCCTTACAATACAATTGAAACACTTTCATATTTTGGAATTACTCTACTATAAGCTACAACTTGATTCAAATGATACTTCAGGATCCCAGATCCATCGTTGTTCCATTCACTATATTTCTTTTTTGTTATAGAATTACCGCCACTGACTTTCATATTTTATAGTTCTATCTCCACTAGCTTCATTGATTAATCAATGATTAAAACATGAACTTCTTATTTTTTTCCTTACTACAGAATTCAGGTGTTACAGTTCTCCAATTTAAACCAGTTAGCATACTTTTTAAAATCTCCAGTAATTCATTTTACTAAATCTCGGCTGCTTTGTATTTTTACACTTAAGCCTTTTTTGCTACAAAACTCAAAAACTTCAGTTAGTATATCAAAGATATTCTTCCCATTTAATGCAACAAAACACTCTGAAAGATTTGATGGTTGTAATTGATCAAAAAAACTGTTTGGTGGCTTTTTGGTTAAGTCTTCTGCATCCCATATAATATCCTCAGGTTTCAATTTAGCAAATTTTTCTCGAATATCTTTTAATTCATCTAAAGCTTTTATCGTTTCGTCTGAATTAAGTCCGTCATTATAAAAATTTTTTTGCAGATAAGGATAAATACTCCCCCAATTATTTGACTCTAAACGATAACTTATTGTCGAGAAGAAAGCATGTAACAAATCTGCATCACCAAATTCTCTCCAAATAGCACTATATCTGAATCCTACACTCATAATATGCTCTCCTTTATCTCAATTATTTTGAATTTAATTTTTATGACTAATTATTTTTTAAATATCATTTCAATCAATTCTTCAGTTTTTTCTTTGATTTTCTCTTCCCTGATAATTTTTCATTTTTCTTTAAATATCTCACTCATTTATAGATTTCACCATCTTCAAAATAAGCCATTTAGACAGATTATGTATTGCTGCACAATTATGGATTATATTGTGTATGCCACCGAAACTGCGTCTTCTTCCTTTATTGCGGCCATTGGTATCCACATAATCTCAGGCAGCAAACTTCCCAAGTCTAGCGGGATCATTGCCCTCAATTCCTTCGTCCTGCTTGTCTATGAGATGGATGTCACTCAAGCTCCTACACAGGGTCTTTTGCCCTTATGGTGATTACTCACCCAGACTATCCGGCTCGTTTTGTCAATATTCAATCTACAATCAAAATTGAAAACTTTAGTTTTATTCTTTCTGCTTGCACCGCCTGATTACCTGTCTCATTGCTTGAGTAAGACTGCCAAAAGTCGCTAAAGCCGAACATAGTCTTGCTCTTGACTGGATTACGAAAGCAATGTATCATCCCGTATGCGGTGCAGGCTATGCTGCTTTTACCTCAGGTCTTCTTATATTACCCATCATCACTCCTCATTCTTCGATAACAATGGCATCATCCCGAAGGTCAGATTGTACCATAAACGTTTCCTCCCTCGCTTACGTAATGCTTCCCGGAACTGTTCTACTTCAGGCTTAATCCTGCCAACTTTTGAATCTGTCTCGGATGCGAGAATTGGCTCATGTCACCTATTTTAGCTTCGAATCCTGCCGCTGTAACCAGTCCTACGCCTTTATTCCCTAGTATCTTCTTGAACCTTGGTATCTCCTTTGCCAGACTTCCTATCATATCTTCTGTCGTAATTTCATCTTCAGGGCACACTTTAATGCTTATTATAATAGTGTTCTTATTATTCTAACTCATGAAATCCCGTCTTTTTGCTATAAAAAAGCCTTCTATGATTTTATATTCTATCATAGAAAGCTTATTTTACAGAGTTTTTTCACAGTCTCGTTTTTCTGATTTTCTATTTATTTTATATCACATTTATTCTATGCTTTTAACAAAATGTATAATGGCTGCCGGTTCTGAAGAGAAGTCAAAATATATTTCTAAATCTTTTGTTTCATCGGTTCCTGTATCAATAGGAATTATACTAAATTCCTCTTTTGGATTATCATCTCCTAAATTCATATTAAATGCGTAACCCAGCGGTCTCCAAAAGTAATCGAAATCAATTTTTTCATAATCTACACCGTTTACTGCATTTCCCCCTAATCTAAAGTAGGTTTTCAGCCATCCATCAGCATACAGCGGCCCCGTACAAAAAGTAGCAGCTGAAACTTTAATTGGAGTCTTCGACGATTTCTCTACAAAAATTTCAATTCCAGGTTTAACTCTTACATTTATGTCATTAACATAATAATATGTAATAAAGCCGGTAAGCGGTTCAGGCGTTGGTTTATTAATATCAGTTGGTGTCGGTGTTGGTGTTGGCGTTATTAAATCCGTACTGTCAGCACTTTTCGGAAAATCTTTTATCATTCCCAGCAAATATTTTTTCATATAGGCCAAATCAATAGCATCGATTTGGTTATTTCCATCTACATCCGCACAATAAAATCCTGTTTCAACAGGAAACGTGTCAACCATACCCAATATATATTTTTTCATGTACAGTAAGTCAATAGAATTAACGTCATTATCCCCATTAACGTCACCAATTAAAACATTATTGTGTTCTGTTTCAGCTAAAATACTTTTGTTTCCTGAAATACTTGCATTTCCCTCACTACCGTTTTCCGCAGCAAAAGTGTTAAACCTTAGAAGCAGCAAAATAAAGACTGCTGACAATAGCAAAACTTTTTTCATAAATACCCCTCCCCTATTTGTCTTTTCATTATAATAATCTCACAATAAAAAACTTTAGTCTATCTATTTTTACAACCAGTCATATCCTATGTTAATAATTATATTATAATTTTTTTATTATGTATACTTTAACATATTCCATATCTTTTGCTGATATATTTTGATATTAACGCTACGATATTCATCCCCTACTTATAAGTTAAATATTTTCCTATATTACGTCTTATTATAAAGGTACATTGCTATATTGGAATGAACAGGCGGTTTTATAAGAATGTAATAAAAAAAATACTTTTCATGGGCTTTATCGAATTTATTTAAAAACGTTATATCGGATTGTTTCCTGGTTATATTCCAAAAGAGGGGCGAAGAGACATAAAATTTTCGTTATAAATTTATTTCCGCTAAAAGCAACCATATACCTTTCTTCAAGTTCGCAGCCCAATCTGCATTTTGTACTTTCGGCCGTCTGCCCGAAATCGATTATATTAACTTTGTTTTCCATTCCCATCTTTAACATATGCAAAAGCATATTGTAATAAAGGTCAAAATCATCTCTTACACTATAATCCATTCCGCCAAAGACAAAGCTCATAAAGCCGTTATTTGTATAATACATTACAAAAGCAACCGGTTTGTTTTCATTATAAAAAACATCAATATTGCAATTGGACAATTGAAAAAAAGTTATAGGTAATGTTTCAAGGGGAAACCGGCTTTTCTTTAAGACTTGAAGATATAAATTATAAATCTCATAATCAAATTCCCTGTTATTAATTCTTATAACTTTTATATTTCGTCCTTTTTCCAGAGCTTTTCTGACTCTTCTTCTATAAGGACTGCGAAGGTTTTGCAAATAATCTTCAAAATTTTTAAAGCAGTTTAAAAAAACACAGCTAGATAAAGTCTTTCCGACAGCTGCACAGTTTCCAGAAATCCCTAAAGTGTCCTCCTTCTTAAGATTAAGCATCAAAAACAAACCTTTTTTCTTTTTATAATCTTCAATCAAAGCTTGCACATCACCCACATATCCTTTGCAGTCCACCGAAGCCGGTGGAGCAATAACCGTAAAGGGAAGCTGCAATTTTATCTTTCCAAAGGTAAACAGATTTAATTTCATCCGATATTCACAGGCACAGTAAGATGGATGGATTACAGCCTTAACTTTGCGTTCATCTGTA
It includes:
- a CDS encoding pentapeptide repeat-containing protein, which translates into the protein MERIDDTELKKMIDYHMVWSNTSGKDGMRLYLCNRDLSDLDFSGLDLDGAVMEEVNFANSKFVNTMLNDAHLVLSIFNNADLTGVKLSKANMNKTLCLNGIFTNCKAIRATFYEANLKGSDFTNAELLGASFSKANLEGCSFCNANLKATVFNGARLYNTCFKGATGLEEIYDNQTIDIGPEGTKILLKGEEMKKWLREQASK
- a CDS encoding immunity 70 family protein yields the protein MSVGFRYSAIWREFGDADLLHAFFSTISYRLESNNWGSIYPYLQKNFYNDGLNSDETIKALDELKDIREKFAKLKPEDIIWDAEDLTKKPPNSFFDQLQPSNLSECFVALNGKNIFDILTEVFEFCSKKGLSVKIQSSRDLVK
- a CDS encoding transposase, producing MCPEDEITTEDMIGSLAKEIPRFKKILGNKGVGLVTAAGFEAKIGDMSQFSHPRQIQKLAGLSLK
- a CDS encoding dockerin type I repeat-containing protein; its protein translation is MKKVLLLSAVFILLLLRFNTFAAENGSEGNASISGNKSILAETEHNNVLIGDVNGDNDVNSIDLLYMKKYILGMVDTFPVETGFYCADVDGNNQIDAIDLAYMKKYLLGMIKDFPKSADSTDLITPTPTPTPTDINKPTPEPLTGFITYYYVNDINVRVKPGIEIFVEKSSKTPIKVSAATFCTGPLYADGWLKTYFRLGGNAVNGVDYEKIDFDYFWRPLGYAFNMNLGDDNPKEEFSIIPIDTGTDETKDLEIYFDFSSEPAAIIHFVKSIE